GCTGTGCTTCACATAATCTGTCACTACATATATTACTGTTtaaagaagtgtcttatgcttaccaaggctgtatttatttgatcaaaaatacaataaaaatagtaattaatagtaaaataataattgtgaaaaattatttcaattttaaataactggtttctgttttaatacatttaaaaaaaatgtattcctttgatggcaaaactaattttcagtagccattactccattacttcagtgtcacatgaccttcagaaattatgctgatttggtgctcaggaaacatttcttattattttcagaGATGAAAACagatttgtaaatatttgtggCCCTGCCTGTGAAACCCCAgctaaagttattttttgtgttttactgttttctacataaaatcatCCTTCATTAATgtaaagaacattctgtgaaaatgtaaccTTGATATCTTTAATATTGGCCATGTATGGCCATGTCAAAGATTGAAATCATAGTGAAATTAATGGATGAAATCAAACTTTCAATCAAaagtttttaattagattttaggACATTAACCTTGGATTTCACAaacagggtcacatatttttttgtagaaactgtgatCCATTTTCTTCAAGATTTgttgatgaataaaatgttcaaaataacagcatctatgtgaaacagaaacattttgtaacattataaatgtctttactgtcacttttgtctatttttatgcatccatccatccaaaaaaaaaaaaaaacattactatccccaaaattttgaacagCAGTATATAATGCACTTTTCTGAGGTTAAAAGACTTGTTTTACTGAAGTCGTTGATTGACAGTTGAGTAGTCGGTacactcagaaaaaaaggtactgAAGCCTTTATTAGGGTAGTACACCTTTGTACCTGATTTACCcctaaaggtacatattagtacataaaatgtgcatattagtacctaattGGTACGTATTTGTATCTTTTGAAAGGGTCCGGTGACAGTTCCGTACCTTTTTTTTGAGAGTGTATTTTCTGGTGTCTGAGAAAGATCAGCACTCTCACTTCAATGCCATAGCACTGCCCTTTTGTGAATGGAGGATTGAAGGTTCATGTGCACTATCTGTATGTTTGTAGGTTCCTGGCCCATGTGAGCACATACACAGAGACTCCTGCAGTGGCCTGTGTGGTGTCGGGCTTCCTCTCTGCTCTCTTGGCTTTGCTCGTCAGTCTGAGGGACCTGATCGAGATGATGTCCATCGGCACTCTGCTAGCCTACACACtagtgtcagtgtgtgtgctACTGCTGCGTTACCAGCCCGAAGGAGACATTCACGGATTCGTCAACTTCCTCTCTGAGCAGAACGCAAAGCGTAAGGAGGGAGTTCTAGCCGAGTGTGAGAAGGAAGCCTGTTCGCCGGTCAGCGAGGGCGATGATTATGGAGGAGCTGCAACAAACACCTGTGGAGCCAAGAACTTGCCGTCTCTAGGAGACAATGAGATGCTGATCGGTAAACCCGACAAGTCCACCTACACCGCCAGTCACCCCAACTACGGCACAGTGGACATGTCCTCAGGCATCGAGTCAGATGAGACAGATAGCGTGTACCTGCTGAAGCTGAAGAAGCTGCTGGGGCCTCGCTATTACACCATGCGCATTCGGCTCGGCCTGCCGGGCAAGATGGACCGGCCCACTATGGCCACTGGCCGCATCGTCACCCGCTGCGTCATTCTGCTCTTCATCCTCATCTTCTGCTTCTGCTCCCTCATCATCTTCGGGTCAGGTCAGATCGCTGATGGCCATTGGTGGGCCGTGCTGCTGCtggtgctgctgctgctggtcaTCACGCTCTTGATCTTCATCATCATTCAGCAGCCGGAGAACCCCAAGCGCCTGCCCTACATGGCTCCCTGCGTTCCCTTCGTTCCGGCCTCTGCCATGCTGGTAAATGTTTACCTCATGCTCAAGCTCTCCACCATCACATGGATCCGTTTTGGCGTATGGTGCTTTGTGGGTGAgtttcagtattattttaaatagacagGTTTATACAGacagtattttatttagatGGGTCATTTCTGATATGCAGGACAGTTTCACATATACACTAATGTTccaaggtttggggtcagtaagatatatttattcttttttttctttttttttgaaaggAGTGATTCATTTAGAatatagaaattaattttattcagcttCATAAAAAGTAAGTGaagataaacatttttattttaaagaacttttgaactttatattcatcaaagaatcctgaaaaaaatattaagcagcacaactgtcttCAACACATGCTGGTAATAATGAGATATAATAAGACATGCAATAatagtaataagaaatgtttcttgagcatcaaatcaccatattagaatgatttctgaaggatcatgtgacactgctgaagactggagtaatgacgctgaaaattcagctttgccatcacagggataaattacattttaaaacattaaaatggaaatttttgtaatatttcacaatattacactctttaaatgcagataaatgcagccttcatGAGCATAAgtgacaaaaacataaaatctcaCCATCCTCAAagttttgaacaatagtgtagtTTCATATGCAGGAAATATTGACcaaaattactttaaataaaaactttaaatgagCATGGACTGAAATTTATATAATGAAACCTTGCCAAATTATTatgtttcttaatattttcttttatctaatttaaaaacaacatttaaatacagttttaatttgtaataaaaagaTTTCCTATGTTCTAATATAACATTCCTTCATGTTTCTTCCATGCTTTGTAATATTGCTAAAAACAGTTCCCTTATGACATCATCCTACATAAAGTgacatcatatttaaataaacaaccgTAATTATCACCAATGGAATTTATTAAATTCTTTGATTCCTGAAAAACAGGAATGACCCACATGTTCCTAATATTGGTCACCACTGGTCTCCAACAGTCTCCTCTCTCTTATATGAGCAGACTAATACCTTCACTTTTACTCATTTGCTATATTTGACTGAAGTAAACTTTTGATGTGTGAGAGAAAACACTCATCAGTAACACTTGTGCAGTAGCTTATGCATGTGTGCATTGTTTGTGTTGTCTCTGTGTGTTCGTCTCTGCAGGTGTTTTGATCTACTTCGGCTACGGCATGTGGAACAGCACCCTGGAGATCACGGCACGTGAGGAGGAGGCCCACGCCAGCACATACCAGCGCTATGACATGGGTGTAGACGACAGCTTTGCAGTGGATGACGATCTGTACCCTTCTGGAGATGGAGTGCCGAACCAAAGATGGGGCTCCCATGAGGGCAAAGGTGGGCACCAGAAACCGCAACGCCAAGAGCAGAGCGAGCCTCAGCTTGACGGCCTGGACACGGTGGACAACCACAGgacctcctcttcctcctcacaCAGCAGGGCCAAAAGCAAACCTAGCAAACCCAGTCCGGGCTTTGAAGCGCTGGTAGTCGACGACGATTTGGACGATCCTTTGGAATGAGAATGTAATCCGAATGTACTTGCCTGCCAACAACTGCAGAACCCTTGGGCTAGGTTGTTATGTCTCTGCAATGagtttgtattttattcctaTTCCTTCATTTGCAGCCCCTTTTCACTACTGTTAGGATAATGAGAACGCATAAGGTGGGATTTAACTTTTAGAAGGCTTTTTTGACCACACAGAACCTAAACAGCCCAAATATTCCctctttttaaaatcaattttaacagTTTGATCCCTAATTCTCACTTAATCATGTTATCAAACTCTTCAGCACTTAAATATGTATAATCTATTGTTTCACTTGAAAGTCCCCCTAACTCAAATTACAGTAACTAGCATGGAATTTATTATCCGGTGAGTAGTTTATTACTGCCCTGTTAGTTATCACAATCCCACAGCCGTTCCCTATATGAGCGTCTTTCAGCTGTCAGGAGGATGTCCGTTCACAGGTCACTTCCTGTAGTCTATTAGTCCCAACATTATGTGGGGTCGATATAAAACCAGGAAACATGTGAAGCCCTAAAACACTTAAAGCGATTTGCACACTTTTGTTATTCAGCAAGCAGCTGTTTTAATATTGCATACAAAAAAGTTCGTTCTGAGAAGCAAAGATAGATGATAGCCATAAAATGCGACTGGAATTGACATGTTATGAGTGACCCCGCTGAATCAAAAGCCTCGTTCTCTTCCGCTCTAACATCTAGCCCAAGTGAGGTTTGGACTGTAGGTTGTCACAAATAGTAATTGGACTTTGCTTGCAATAGTGCCTTCATCTGTCAGTGTGTGCTTTAAATATGACCATCAAGATGTccatgcttgtttgtttgtcatttctgttGATGCCGACACATCCATGGGTTTGTTTTCCTGGTGAAGGTGCCTGTCAGCCGTCCTGTATCACCACCaacaatccatccatccatcctatGTGCCAGTGACTCCGCTTCATCCTTGCAAGCAGGCAGCTCTGTGTAAATACTGACAGTGTGACCACAGTACGATTTGTGTCTCTCGGCTGGTCAGTGTGTCcgttgaaaagaaaaaaaagaagaggtgTAGGAAAACGGAGGGAGTGAAATTTGCATGTGGTGGGGAGCGTGTTGTGAATTTTTTATCTGGCTGTGCTCTTCTGCTCTTCCCCCATAATTCACGTGGCGTTCAATTGATCTGTCCAGTCTAACTCTATCTGTGCTACAGCTCTGCCAGCCGAAAAAGgcaaaaaaccccaaaaaaaaaacaaccaaacCAGGCCTCAAATCCACACATTTAGAAGGCCACATGTGTTCAAAATGCACTGAGCACATCATGccatattgttttaaatgtgtctcCCTCAAATatgttgaaatgttaaaaaaaacaaaagattgAGTTGCCATAAATGATTTGCAGGCTGTGTCCATTGAGTCCCATTAGCTCTTTAGAGCTTCATTTTGGGGCCTGGGTTGGTTTTGTTCCTTGCATCTGGTCAATGATGTGATTCTTTGTCTTTGCTGTGGCATTTTGCTGAATGTGTAGCATGTTCAGAACAAACGGGCCCAGAGTAAACTGTTTGTGAGTATTTGCATGTGTGGTGACCGTTGAAAGACTTGATGTAACTCTCAAATGTAGCATTCTGAGAGATGAGGGTAGCAGCCTGCCCACCGTACACCCCCTCGAACCCTCCTATTCCCGAGTGGCCTCTGTTTACAAAGCAAGCCAAAGTCTGCAACCTTTGTTTACTGTATCCGACAAAAGACACCATTTTACTTCTGTAGAGTAGAACACCATATAACAGTGTGGAGACGCGAGATATCGAAGAGAAGTATTTTTTTACAGGCATTTCATACCTTCAGGTTCTCCGTTGGGGTAGCGTAGCCACCGCTGGTGGTGTTTTGTGGGTTCAGAAGAACTTCTAAAGAAAAGTGGTGAaagcatatatttttaatgacctCTTTCTAAAAACGTAACTGGAGACGTTTGGATTTTGATTTCGTAgttgtgatttaaataaatgttagcaCATAAGAATAGACTTAAAGAGGGCAAGGTTTTAAAAGGGTAGTTCACCgcaaaatgaatattctgtcagcatttactcaccatcCAAATCTGTaagatatttagaaaaaaaatattgtctaTACAACGGAATTCAGTGATGTTGTTTTGgatcccattgactttcattttggacaaaagcagttattttgagTTCACCGGAAGTCAGGtttgtgagtaaataatgaccgAATTGTCATTTGtcggtgaactttccctttaagtaAGATTCAAATCTACatacagaaatattttattaaaaatctgtctgtaaaaaaaaaaaatcaaaaatgtttccACTATTGCTTTTAAAGTCAGCTACTATTTGTTATTTGTCTCTGAGAAAAGGTACAGTGTTTGTACTTTGTGAACTATCTTTCCTGCTATCATAGTTTGTTCGGTATTTGTTCAGGAAATGTGGAGATTGGCTTCCCTTGCAAATCTGATCTTTGTTTCTGCTGTATATTTTGGTATGAAGTGGATGTATTCTAGtttcaatgatttttttaaagaatctatTTATTGTTTCTTCTACTTGTGGTTTTGCTCTCCCGTTGCACTGTGTAATGAGATGTTAATATTGCTTCCATGCAACAATGAAAGTCATTTATTGCAGATCAGATAAGCGTGACTCTTGGTTTTCCTTTCGCTTTAAGGCGGTCTCACACAACCCGAAATCAGAGGTAATAAATATCCTCACATGGGTGGCTTGTGTAAGCAGTGCAGACCCACTCTGTTTCCTGTGGGGTGGAGCGCCGAGCCTAGAATAACAGCGATCCGAGGGTCGTACCTGAGCACAAAACAAACATGGTCATACTGGGAGGGGCGCCGCTGGCTATGCAGAGGAATGAGATGAACAGATCGAGACGTACTGTTCCATTATCATTGCTGCAATGGTGGTCGATGTAGTACAATATGGTTTGGAGATCTCAAAGCATGTTGTTATGTTCAATTCATACAGTTCAGACCCGTCTGTCTGTATGGCGCAGACATCGACACAACCTGAAGCACACTCCTTTTGTGGGAGGGTCTTCATAAGTGTTATTCCTATGAGGCATTCATAGGACATCATTTGTGTCATCTGTCATCAGCCTGAATCAGATTCAAATGTGATGTCCTTATATTGTACGTCATCTGTTTTGGGGGGAAGCCTCCCCTTTTTCTGATGCAAAATATCCTGGTGCTAATCCTGGACGCGAGGATGACGGTAAATGCTTTGATGGTGTGTGGTAGATGGTTACATTTTCCTTATATGcttaaaaacatgtaaatattatgcacttttatgCTTATGCAAACATATTAGTTGATTTAATACTAGCACATCCTAATCCTTATGCAAAAGGTGATGTTAACTCACTGCTCAAAGTATCAGTCATTTCCTGTAAGAAGCCTTTTGGTGTTTTCAGAACATTCTGGAAACTGCATATTTTTCTGGTCAGTTCAAGGTTAGTCTCATACTGTGAGATTTTAATCAGTACATTTTTTAGGTACCAATACacagttttgtcatttttaagcTACTATCAGTTTTCCCAAGGAAAACAGTCAAACTAAAATTAGCAAGTCATGGTTGCTGTATTTTCACATTGGAATATGATTATTCTCTTGCAAGAAATTGACCCCATACAATACTTTGATTAGTGAATGAAGTTGTCATATGTTTGTGCAAATGCTGATATACCCTTTCTAAAATTATGCAAAGAAcattaaagggtcatgaaacccACCATGAATCAGTTTTCATCCGTTTTGAAAATTACACAGAAGTGGGTGTAGAAAGAAACATCTGACAATGATTTTAGTTAACAAAAATGTCACATCCTGTTGATTCTGACTCAATATTGATTTCAAATCCGGTGCCATGAATAGCTGGGTTCCCCCTAACAAATAGGTTCACACTTGGGAATAGTCTGTTACTATTGTATCTTGTATGTTAACTGTTCACTACTGTAGCCTGCTATATTGTACAACAGgtgattttattaaatgtattttaaattaaatgttttttttttttgtgttacattttattatttgcatgttcTTGAATTATTAAAGATGATAGATGTATTAATCTAGCAGGCTAACAGGCTAGTGGTATGCTAAGCTAGTATGCTGAGCAGTTAAAAAATTAGGAATATTTCACACTAGCTTTGTgaaattattagaaaaaatGTAAAGGTAATTAGagatacatttacataattaaGACAACATATAGCATGAGCCAAGTGTGTAGGTTTTCTAATCAGGCACTGAATAGAGCTCACATTAAAAGACCTTTCAGCCAATGCGATCATTAGGCAGACACATTTATGCTAGGGGACTCATTTGTTCATGACACCAAATACTAAAATAGACCCAAAAGTCCTAAACGATCTACTTTACTCTTCAAATAAAGTAACATGTATATTATCTGCAACACACAGTATTTGTTAACCTCTTAAATATGTGTTAGtgtttcatgaccctttaaaaaacaaagtgcTAAACAACTTCTCTCCAATGAAGGCTGTATTAACAATAACTTTTCATCTTCCTGATTCCTTCTAGTTAAGGTCAATCTCTGCTTCGTCTGTCTCTCCTTCTGCTTTTAGGTTGTTATTTGCAGCCATATGTGGAAAAGAAAAATACTGTAGATTCCAATACAAATTTTCATTGAATTTTCTTCACCCCAAACTACCTCTAACCAAAGACTGAACATATAAGATCTACGGAAAAGCaatatttgacatctaaaaatCACCCTACACAGATAAATTTATTGTGGTTAAATTTGCTGGGGGTTTTTTTTACACCATGTATAAAAGCATTCTCATGTTGCTTATATCCTCAGctattttttactgtatgcCCACTGAAACTCCATGTATCACAGGAAGCATTCAGTGCAAGGACCCCAACCAGAGAACAAAGACAGAGACTCATCGCAACCGGAGCATAAATCTTCCTTTATGGCCAAATGTGACCGTTAACCTTTAATCAGCGCTGTCTGCCCGTCATCGAGTTACCCATTGGTCGTAATGAGGCGAGTTTCTCATTGGAGTGAGAGAAATCGATATGCGTACATGTCTTGGATGCCTGAATTGTATGTGCGTCTCGAGTGCTTTTAGTGAGAATAAATGAGAGGTTTAATGATGATGCACTACACCTGCCTGGGCATCTGACAGCAGACGCTGCATTCTCGACAGTATACAGTCCTGCGGAGAgcaattcagttcagtttccCAGCACAGAgggatttatttataaaaatgacatgtTACCTATaatcaaaaaacacaatttcaCAGGCATTTTCACATGGACAACATTGTTTATTACAACAAACTTAATAAAAACTGCATACAagtattacaataaataatattgctaAATAATTACTGCTTTGGTCCAATTTTGGTGTAGTTTTGTTTGCGCGGCTATTCTGAAATGGTCTGAAATTAATCAAAACGAAATATAGCTGTACAAAGactgaaataaactgaaagaTTTAGAATAAGAACAACATTGACAATACTGTTAGTattcatataaaaatgcaaaaactcaTTTCTCACTACAAAAATAGGACTTAAAATGGCACATTGTACTGAGCAGAATCAGTAGAAGACCCTTTAAACACTGAATCCTTCACTGCAGGTCCTTCACCAGTAACTGTCCTTTCTCACCCAGGGTGACTAACCCTGCTGCCGTGTCAAAAGGTCAGAGTTCAGCTGTACGATAACTATCCAAAGAGTCACCACTGTAGATAGAGAC
This portion of the Onychostoma macrolepis isolate SWU-2019 chromosome 02, ASM1243209v1, whole genome shotgun sequence genome encodes:
- the slc7a14a gene encoding probable cationic amino acid transporter isoform X2, which codes for MSGLFAKLDPRRIQWGANWFTFQSRVLRTKPVESMLESTGGTGAHGTKLARVLSTVDLVSLGVGSCVGTGMYVVSGLVAKEMAGPGVIVSFIIAAVASILSGVCYAEFGVRVPKTTGSAYTYSYVTVGEFVAFFIGWNLILEYLIGTAAGASALSSMFDSLANHSISNFMINHIGTLNGLGKGEQAYPDILALIIVILVTVIVALGVKNSVGFNNVLNVINLVVWVFIMIAGLFFVSGSNWDEGRFLPYGWSGVMQGAATCFYAFIGFDIIATTGEEAKSPNTSIPYAITASLVTCLTAYVSVSVILTLMVPYTDIDTDAPLMEMFSLHGFQTAKYIVAIGSIAGLTVSLLGSLFPMPRIIYAMAGDGLLFRFLAHVSTYTETPAVACVVSGFLSALLALLVSLRDLIEMMSIGTLLAYTLVSVCVLLLRYQPEGDIHGFVNFLSEQNAKRKEGVLAECEKEACSPVSEGDDYGGAATNTCGAKNLPSLGDNEMLIGKPDKSTYTASHPNYGTVDMSSGIESDETDSVYLLKLKKLLGPRYYTMRIRLGLPGKMDRPTMATGRIVTRCVILLFILIFCFCSLIIFGSGQIADGHWWAVLLLVLLLLVITLLIFIIIQQPENPKRLPYMAPCVPFVPASAMLVNVYLMLKLSTITWIRFGVWCFVGVLIYFGYGMWNSTLEITAREEEAHASTYQRYDMGVDDSFAVDDDLYPSGDGVPNQRWGSHEGKGGHQKPQRQEQSEPQLDGLDTVDNHRTSSSSSHSRAKSKPSKPSPGFEALVVDDDLDDPLE